In Microbacterium sp. ABRD28, the genomic stretch CGTCCTTGGCCTTGCGGCGGATGCCGCGGACGTGGACCTTGGCGTCCTCACCCTTGGCACGGACGATCTTGACGAACTCTTTGCGCCGCTCCTGAGTGAGCTCGGGCAGCGTGACACGCACGAGGTTGCCGTCGTTGGTGGGGTTGGCTCCGAGGTTGGGGGTGTCGCGGATCGCCTGCTCGATGGCCTTCAGCGCCGACTTGTCGTAGGGCGTGACCACGAGCGTGCGCGCCTCGGGGTTGTTCAGCGAGGCGAGCTGGGCAAGCGGCGTGGGCGAACCGTAATAGTCGACCATGATCTTCTGGAACAGCTGCGGGTTGGCACGCCCGGTGCGCACGGTCGCGAAGTCCTCCTTCGCGGCCTCGACCGCCCGGTCCATGCGGGAAGCGGCATCTGCCAGTACGTCGGCGATCACAGGAACTCCATTCTCCGAACTCATCAGAAGTCTAGTGCGCGACCCCGGGAAGCCCGGGGCAGCACACCGTGGTGGCGAGGAGGGGCCGTCGTCAGACGGTCACCAGGGTGCCGATGGACTCGCCCAGGAGGGCCCGGGTGACGTTGCCCTCCGGCTCCATCCCGAACACGCGCATGTCCATGCCGTTGTCCATGCACAGGCTGAACGCGGTCGAGTCGACGACCTTCAGACCGCGCTGGAGTGCATCGATGTAGGTGATGCGATCGATGCGGGTCGCGGTCGCGTCCTTCCGCGGGTCGGCGGTGTAGACGCCGTCGACGCCGTTCTTCGCGACCAGGACCTCGATCGCTCCGATCTCCAGGGCGCGCTGTGCGGCGACGGTGTCGGTGGAGAAGTACGGCAGTCCTGCTCCGGCGCCGAAGATGACGACGCGGCCCTTCTCCATGTGACGCTCGGCACGGCGCGGGATGTACGGCTCGGCGACCTGAGTCATCGAGATCGCCGACTGGACGCGCGTGGCGGCGCCCGCCTGCTCGAGGAAATCCTGCAGGGCGAGCGCGTTCATCACGGTGCCGAGCATGCCCATGTAATCGGCCCGGCCCCGGTCCATCCCCCGCTGGCTCAGCTCGGCCCCCCGGAAGAAATTGCCGCCGCCGACGACGACGGCGATCTCCACGCGATCGACCGCAGCAGCGATCTCGCGGGCGATCTGGCTGACGATGTCGGGATTGACCCCGAGCTGTCCTCCGCCGAACGCCTCCCCGGACAGCTTCAGCAGAACACGACGGCGGTGGCTCGTCTCATCGATCACGGATCATCCTCTCGTCCAACGCAGACTATCGAAGCGTGAGAAAGGGCCCGCATCGACGAGGGGTCGATGCGGGCCCTGCAGCGATCTCAGGCGCCGACCTTGAACCGGGCGAACCCGGTGAGGGTCAGACCTGCGTCCTTGGCGACCTGGGCCACCGACAGCTTGTTGTCGCGGGCGTAGTCCTGGTCCAGAAGCGACACCTGCTTGAAGAAGGCGTTCACGCGTCCTTCGACGATCTTGGGCAGAGCCGCCTCGGGCTTGCCCTCGTTGCGCGAGATCTCCGTGACGATCTGGCGCTCCTTCTCCACGTCCTCCTCGGGCACCTCATCGCGGGAGAGGTACGAAGGGTTGGCGAAGGAGATGTGCTGCGCCAGGCTGCGGGCGGTCTCGGCGTCATCTCCCGAGTACGCCAGGACCACTCCGACCTGCGGGGGCAGGTCCTTGTTGGTCTTGTGCAGGTAGACCTCGAAGTTGTCACCGGCGAGCGTCCGCACGCGACGCAGCTCGACCTTCTCACCGATGATCGCGGCCTCGTCCGAGATGAGCTCGGCGACCGTCTGCGCACCGGCGACCGTCTGCGCACCGGCGGGCGCTGCCAGGGCGGCGTCGACGGAGTCGGCACCGGCGGCCGCAGCGGCCTCGACGACCTTCTCGGCCAGAGCGACGAAGCGGTCGTTCTTGGCGACGAAGTCGGTCTCGCAGGCGAGCTCTATCATGGTGACCTTGCCGTCCTGCTCGCGGGCCGCGATGAGGCCCTCGCTCGTGGAGCGGTCGGCACGCTTGGCGTTGCCCTTCGCGCCCTTCAGGCGCAGGATCTCGACGGCCTTCTCGACATCGCCGTCGGCCTCCTCGAGGGCCTTCTTGGTGTCGACCATTCCGGTGCCGAGCTGCTCGCGAAGAGCCTTGATGTCAGCGATGGTGAAGTTTGCCATGGGTGGCGGCTCCTTATGTGACGGGTGCTGTCGTGTGCATGCGCGTTCCTCGGGGCGGGGCGTCTCCACCCCGCCCCGAGGAACAGCGGCTTACTTCTCGGTGGCCTCGTCGGCCGCGACCTCGGGGGCGTCGGCCGCTTCCTCGGCGGTCTCGGGGGTCTCCGCAGTCTCGGCGGCGACGGCCGCCTCGGCGGCGGCGGCACCGGCCTCGTCGGCAGCGGTCTCGGTCGCGGCGACCGACACATCGGCGGCACCCGTGACCGTGCTGCCCTGCTCCAGGAGTTCACGCTCCCACTCGGCGAGCGGCTCGGCGGCCTCGTCGGCGTCTGCGGGCTGGTGACGCTGGATCAGGCCCTCGGCAGCGGCGTCGGCGATGATGCGCGTCAACAGCGACACCGAGCGGATGGCGTCGTCGTTGCCGGGGATCGGGTACTGGAACTCGTCGGGGTCCGCGTTGGTGTCGAGGATGCCGATGATCGGGATGCCGAGCTTCGTGGCCTCATCGACGGCGAGGTGCTCGCGCTTGGCGTCCACGACCCAGATCGCGGACGGCGTCTTGGCCATGTTGCGGATACCGCCGAGGGACTTGTGCAGCTTGTCGAGCTCGCGCTTCTTCAGCAGGAGCTCCTTCTTGGTGAAGCCGCTGTCTGCCGGGTTGTCGTAGTCGAGCTCCTCGAGCTCCTTCATACGAGCCAGGCGCTTGGACACCGTCTGGAAGTTGGTGAGGAGTCCGCCGAGCCAGCGCTGGTTGACGTAGGGCTGGCCGACGCGGGTCGCCTGCTCGGCGATGACCTCCTGGGCCTGCTTCTTCGTTCCGACGAACAGGACGGTCCCGCCGTGCGCGACGGTCTCCTTGACGAACTCGTACGCCTTGTCGATGTACGACAGCGACTGCTGCAAGTCGATGATGTGGATGCCGCTGCGCTCGGTGAGGATGAAGCGCTTGACCTTCGGGTTCCACCGACGGGTCTGGTGTCCGAAGTGCACGCCGCTGTCGAGCAGCTGGCGAATGGTAACGACGGCCATGGCCGTTCTCCTTCTCTGGCGCGTTCGCGCCGTTTCGGTTTTCCTCCCGGTCGATCGACCGGTGCTGCCTGGTACCCGACCGCCTTCCGCTCGCACGCGACGATGTCGGGTGGGAGACCGTGGGAAGGATGCCGCGCGCTGCGGGACCGAAGTCGTCGCAGCGCGCTCAGGGCACGCGTAGTCACCCCGATGTCGGGGTGCGAAGGGAAGTCTATCAGCGTCATGGCGGCCACGTCCTCTCCTCCCCACGTGCGAAGACGAGTCAGGAGTCCACAGATCCAGACGAGCACGACTCGCCAGCTGCTCGGGTGAGCAAGCCTTGCGCTCATGGCCTCGAGCGCACCGTCCGATCGACCCCCACAGACGAACCGGTGGGCGGCATTCCGGCTGGCTCTTGTGCTCGGCTTCGCGTTCGCGGTCGCAGGCCCCCCTCCCGTCGGCGCGGCGACTCCGCCCGACGATGTCTCGATCCCGCTCGCAGGAACCTGGGGATGGCCTCTGGAGCCGTTCCGGCTCGTCCGCCCGTACATCGCGCCCGCGCACCAGTATGCGCCAGGCCATCGGGGCATCGACATCGCCCCGATCGGGTCACCGTCGTCGGTGGAGGTCGTCGCGCCGGCGGACGGGGTGATCGCCTTCAGCGGACAGGTGGCAGGGCGCCCGGTGGTCACGATCGACCACGGGGCGGGGTTCGTCTCCACGCTGGAACCCGCCTCGGGCGTTCTCCCCCCGGGGACCGCGGTCGATCGCGGGGGCGTCGTCGCCATCCTGTCCGAGGGCGGCCACAGCGCGCCCGGCACGCTCCACTTCGGTGTGCGCCGAAACGGCGCCTACATCAACCCGATGCTGCTTCTCGGAGGGGTGCCGCGCGCGATCCTCCTCCCCTGCTGCTGAGCCGTTCGCAGGTCACGCTCGAGGATGAGCCAGACGGTACGACGCGGTGAGGCGTTCGTGCGACACGTGGGTGTAGATCTGCGTGGTGCCGAGGCTCTCGTGACCGAGGATCTCCTGGACGCTGCGGAGGTCGGCCCCGCCGTCCAGCAGGTGGGTGGCGGCGCTGTGCCGCAGGGCGTGCGGACCGACGGGTCTCCCGACGAGGGGGCCGACCGTGCGTGCCACGAGGTCGTACACGGTCCGCGGACCGAGCCGTGCCCCGCGCGCGCCGAGGAAGAGCGCAGCACTCCCGCGGTCTCGATCAGCCTGCCGCGCGAGGAGCACGGGGCGCGCCCGCACGAACCATGCCTCCAGCGCCTCAGACGCGGGCATGCCGAACGGCACGACGCGCTCCTTGGCCCCTTTTCCCCAGACCCGCACGGTGCGCCGCTCGCGATCCACATCGTCGGTGTCGAGGCCGCAGAGTTCCGAGACGCGGATGCCGGCCCCGTAGAGCAGCTCGAGGATCGCGTGGTCGCGCAGCGCGAGAGGATCGCCCGTCTGCGACGCTGCAGCCCCCAGATCGGCGAGCATCTCGGCGAGCGCCTCGGCGGGTGCCACCGTCGGCAGAGTCCGTCCGCGCTTCGGAGTGACGAGGCGGGCGGCGGGGTCGGTCGAGAGGTCGCCGGCGGCCACCGCCCAGACGAAGAGTCCCCTCGCCGATGCCGCACGCCGTGCGAGGGTCGCCCGGGAGGCCCCGCTCTGCTGGACGCGCCAGAGCCACTCGCGCAGATCCTCGCGAGTGATCTCGCCGATGTCGGGATCGTCGAGGATGTCGGCGAGGTCGCGCAGATCGGCGCGGTACGCACGGATGGTTGCCGGTGACAGCCGCCGGACGTCGCGCAGGTGCGCCAGGTAGCGCTCGATGACCGCCGAGAGCCGCATCACCCCAGGATGCCCGATGCGTCCCCATCGATGCGCCGCCGCGCGGCGGCGCGCTCATCTCGTCCACGAAGGTACCCGGCGCCATCCGGTCCTGCCGCGTTCCACGCCTCCGGAGAGGGCGAGGATCCCGAGCTCCGCCTCGACCTCGGCAGGCGCGAGGCCTGAGGACCGGGCGATCTGGGACAGGTCCTTCTCCGATCGCACGCTGAGGGCGTCGATGACGCGCGTGGTCCGATCGGTGCGGTCCCCGCTCACCGCCGGAAGCAGCATCCCGTCCTCCCAACCGAGGAGCTCGCGGACATCGCCCGCGGAGGTGATGCAGCGCGCGTCGTACTCCCGCAGCAGCCGATGACACCCCGCCGAGGCGGTGCTGGTGATCGGCCCGGGCACCGCGCCGAGCGGACGTCCCAGGGAGGCGGCATGACCGGCCGTGTTGAGTGAGCCGCTTCGCCACCCTGCCTCGACGACCACCGTCGCATCGGAGATCGCCGCGATCAGCCGGTTGCGCTGGAGGAACCGCCATTTCGTCGGCGCCGCGCCGCACGGGGCTTCGCTGACGATCGCGCCGTTGGTAGCGATGCGATCGATCAGATGACTGTGCCCGCCCGGATACGCGCGATCTGCGCCGCCGGCGAGGAAAGCCACGGTGTCGCCGCCGACCGTGAGCGCGGCGCGGTGAGCGGCGCCATCGATGCCGTAGGCCGCGCCGGAGACCACCGTCACCCCCGAGCCGGCGAGGTCGGCGGCGAGCTCTCCGGCGACGTGCTCGCCGTAGGATGTCGCCGCCCGCGCGCCGACCAGCGCGACGGCGGCGCCCGCCGGCCGCAACAGGGCGGCGCTTCCACGCACCCAGAGACAGACAGGCCGATGGGCTCCCAGGTCATCCACCGCCGTCGGCCATGACGGATCGCCGGGGACGATGAGCTGCACACCGGCCCGCGCCGCGGCCGCACACGCTTCGGCGACACCTTCCGGCCGCCACCGCGGCATCCAGCGCTCTCGGCCCTGCTCCGCAGCCCCGGCGAGGTGCGTGGGCGCGGGGCCCGCATTCACCACCATCTCGAGCGCCCGAAGGGCGCCGTACTCTGCGATGAGGTGACCGGCGGAGCCGTCACCGGGTTCGGTGAGGAGGTTCCACGCCACCCGTGCCCACGTGTCGGCTTCGTCGGAGTCGGATGAATCCGCACCGCGGACGCCCGCCAGCGCGCGCCTCGCGGCATCAGAAGACTCCGGCCACATTCTCATGCGGTCACCCCCTTCTTCAGGAACAGAGCACGCCCGATGTCTTCGACGCTCAGTTGCGGGCGGGCGCCGAGATCGGCGAGCGACCAGGCGACCCGGAGAACCCGGTCGTACCCGCGCAGGGTCAGCGCTCCGCGGTGGAGCGCAGCATCCAGTGGCCGGCGGATGATCGGCGACGGTGCGGCCGGCCCCTGCCGGAGCCAGCTTCCCGACACGTCGGCATTCACCCGCCACGGGGTTTCGCGGAGGCGATGCGCAGCGCGTGCCCGCGCCTCGCGCACCTGAGCGTGCGCGTCGGCGGTGGTGGTGCCGCCGGCATCGCCCTGGCCGGGCGCGACCGCCACCCGACGCATCGACAGCTCGATATCGATCCGGTCGAGCAGGGGGCCCGAAAGCCGGCCGAGGTAGCGCCGGATGGCGATCGGCGGGCAGACACACGATCCGCCCGGCACGGCGAACTGTCCGCAGGGGCAGGGATTGGTTGCAGCCACGAGCTGGAATCGCGCCGGGAACTCCGCGACCGCCCCGGCCCGGTGGATGGTGATCCGGCCGCTCTCCAAGGGCTGGCGCAGCGCGTCCAACGCGTGCGCAGGAAACTCCCCCGCCTCATCGAGGAACAGGATGCCGGTCGCCGCGCGGGCGATCGCCCCCGGCCGGATGATCCGCGATCCGCCACCGACGAGCGCAGCCACGCTCGCGCTGTGGTGCGGAGCCTCGAAGGGCGGAGTCCGGCGAAGAGCCGAGACGGCTTGCCCGCCGAGCGACCGCACGGAGGCTGCCAGGAGCGCGGCGTCCTCGTCGAGCGGGGGCAGGATGCCGGGGAGACGCCGCGCCAGCATCGTCTTGCCCGCCCCGGGAGGGCCGCTCATCAGAATGTGGTGGCCACCCGCCGCCGCGACGATGAGCGCGGTCACCGCTTCGGGCTGCCCCACCACGTCTGCAAGTTCCAGCACCTCCCCCGCCGTCTCCTCGGGCCGCGCCGCCGGAACCGCAGACTGCTCGGGTACCTCGACGGATCCGCCGTGGAACGCGACCACCTCGGCGATGTTGACGGCGCCGAGCACCTCGATGCCGGTCACCAGCTGAGCCTCCTCGCGGTTGGCATGGGGCACCACCGCGCGCCGGATGCCCTTGCGGGCTGCAGCGAGCACGGCGGGAAGGACGCCGGGCACCGGTCGAAGCCGTCCGTCCAGACCGAGTTCGCCGATGTGCACCGTGGCGTCGAGCGATTCCCGGGCGAGAGGGAGCTCGGTGGCGATGGCGGCGACCGCGATCGCGACATCGAACCCGGATCCGTTCTTGGGCAGACTCGCGGGCGACAGGTTGACGGTGAGCTTGCGTCGCGGAAGCGTCAGGCCGTTGTTGGCGCACGCGTTGTGGACCCGCTGGACGGCTTCTCCGAGCGACTTGTCGGGCAGGCCGATGATCCGGAAATCGGGAGTCTGCTGCGAGAGGTCGGCTTCGACCTCGACGAGGGCTCCATCCAGGCCCGTCAGGGCGACAGCCCGGGTACGAACGACGGTCACCGCAGATCCCGC encodes the following:
- the frr gene encoding ribosome recycling factor → MIADVLADAASRMDRAVEAAKEDFATVRTGRANPQLFQKIMVDYYGSPTPLAQLASLNNPEARTLVVTPYDKSALKAIEQAIRDTPNLGANPTNDGNLVRVTLPELTQERRKEFVKIVRAKGEDAKVHVRGIRRKAKDDLDALKSEVGEDEISRGEKELDALTRTHVDAIDDALKRKEAELLEV
- the pyrH gene encoding UMP kinase, with the translated sequence MIDETSHRRRVLLKLSGEAFGGGQLGVNPDIVSQIAREIAAAVDRVEIAVVVGGGNFFRGAELSQRGMDRGRADYMGMLGTVMNALALQDFLEQAGAATRVQSAISMTQVAEPYIPRRAERHMEKGRVVIFGAGAGLPYFSTDTVAAQRALEIGAIEVLVAKNGVDGVYTADPRKDATATRIDRITYIDALQRGLKVVDSTAFSLCMDNGMDMRVFGMEPEGNVTRALLGESIGTLVTV
- the tsf gene encoding translation elongation factor Ts, giving the protein MANFTIADIKALREQLGTGMVDTKKALEEADGDVEKAVEILRLKGAKGNAKRADRSTSEGLIAAREQDGKVTMIELACETDFVAKNDRFVALAEKVVEAAAAAGADSVDAALAAPAGAQTVAGAQTVAELISDEAAIIGEKVELRRVRTLAGDNFEVYLHKTNKDLPPQVGVVLAYSGDDAETARSLAQHISFANPSYLSRDEVPEEDVEKERQIVTEISRNEGKPEAALPKIVEGRVNAFFKQVSLLDQDYARDNKLSVAQVAKDAGLTLTGFARFKVGA
- the rpsB gene encoding 30S ribosomal protein S2, which gives rise to MAVVTIRQLLDSGVHFGHQTRRWNPKVKRFILTERSGIHIIDLQQSLSYIDKAYEFVKETVAHGGTVLFVGTKKQAQEVIAEQATRVGQPYVNQRWLGGLLTNFQTVSKRLARMKELEELDYDNPADSGFTKKELLLKKRELDKLHKSLGGIRNMAKTPSAIWVVDAKREHLAVDEATKLGIPIIGILDTNADPDEFQYPIPGNDDAIRSVSLLTRIIADAAAEGLIQRHQPADADEAAEPLAEWERELLEQGSTVTGAADVSVAATETAADEAGAAAAEAAVAAETAETPETAEEAADAPEVAADEATEK
- a CDS encoding M23 family metallopeptidase, which produces MASSAPSDRPPQTNRWAAFRLALVLGFAFAVAGPPPVGAATPPDDVSIPLAGTWGWPLEPFRLVRPYIAPAHQYAPGHRGIDIAPIGSPSSVEVVAPADGVIAFSGQVAGRPVVTIDHGAGFVSTLEPASGVLPPGTAVDRGGVVAILSEGGHSAPGTLHFGVRRNGAYINPMLLLGGVPRAILLPCC
- a CDS encoding tyrosine recombinase XerC, which codes for MRLSAVIERYLAHLRDVRRLSPATIRAYRADLRDLADILDDPDIGEITREDLREWLWRVQQSGASRATLARRAASARGLFVWAVAAGDLSTDPAARLVTPKRGRTLPTVAPAEALAEMLADLGAAASQTGDPLALRDHAILELLYGAGIRVSELCGLDTDDVDRERRTVRVWGKGAKERVVPFGMPASEALEAWFVRARPVLLARQADRDRGSAALFLGARGARLGPRTVYDLVARTVGPLVGRPVGPHALRHSAATHLLDGGADLRSVQEILGHESLGTTQIYTHVSHERLTASYRLAHPRA
- the dprA gene encoding DNA-processing protein DprA, encoding MRMWPESSDAARRALAGVRGADSSDSDEADTWARVAWNLLTEPGDGSAGHLIAEYGALRALEMVVNAGPAPTHLAGAAEQGRERWMPRWRPEGVAEACAAAARAGVQLIVPGDPSWPTAVDDLGAHRPVCLWVRGSAALLRPAGAAVALVGARAATSYGEHVAGELAADLAGSGVTVVSGAAYGIDGAAHRAALTVGGDTVAFLAGGADRAYPGGHSHLIDRIATNGAIVSEAPCGAAPTKWRFLQRNRLIAAISDATVVVEAGWRSGSLNTAGHAASLGRPLGAVPGPITSTASAGCHRLLREYDARCITSAGDVRELLGWEDGMLLPAVSGDRTDRTTRVIDALSVRSEKDLSQIARSSGLAPAEVEAELGILALSGGVERGRTGWRRVPSWTR
- a CDS encoding YifB family Mg chelatase-like AAA ATPase, which codes for MTVVRTRAVALTGLDGALVEVEADLSQQTPDFRIIGLPDKSLGEAVQRVHNACANNGLTLPRRKLTVNLSPASLPKNGSGFDVAIAVAAIATELPLARESLDATVHIGELGLDGRLRPVPGVLPAVLAAARKGIRRAVVPHANREEAQLVTGIEVLGAVNIAEVVAFHGGSVEVPEQSAVPAARPEETAGEVLELADVVGQPEAVTALIVAAAGGHHILMSGPPGAGKTMLARRLPGILPPLDEDAALLAASVRSLGGQAVSALRRTPPFEAPHHSASVAALVGGGSRIIRPGAIARAATGILFLDEAGEFPAHALDALRQPLESGRITIHRAGAVAEFPARFQLVAATNPCPCGQFAVPGGSCVCPPIAIRRYLGRLSGPLLDRIDIELSMRRVAVAPGQGDAGGTTTADAHAQVREARARAAHRLRETPWRVNADVSGSWLRQGPAAPSPIIRRPLDAALHRGALTLRGYDRVLRVAWSLADLGARPQLSVEDIGRALFLKKGVTA